CCGCGGCGGGGCGGCGGGTACAGGGATCCACGGCTCGTCCTCAGCGGGCGGGCGGGTCGGTGCCCGCGCGCACCGCCTCGGCCAACGCGCCGGCGAGCCAGCGCGCGCCCTCGGTGTGGCTGCGGAGCCGGACCACCGGGAGCTCGGGCAGGTGCGCGGCGGCGCGCTCGGCGGCCACCTCGGCGGGCAGGTCCCGGTACCTCGCGCGGGTCGCCCACGCCCAGCGGACGACGTGGTCGGGGTCCCGGAACACGTCGGTGAGGGGGCCCTCCCGGTTGCCGTTCCACAGCACCTCGTCGCGCCAGCGCCGGCGCACCGTCCGCCCGACCACCTGCGCCATGGTCTGCGCGGTAGGCAGGTCGAGCCAGACGAGGAGGTCGGCGCGGGCCAGCAGAACGGCGCGGGCAGCGGCGTACTGCCGCTCCGTCACCCACGCGGGCTCGCGGGTGAAGCGCTCGACGTCGTCGAGGAACGAGGGGCGCGGCACCCATCCCGGCCCGTGGTAGAGGGCGTCGAGCTCGATGTGGGGCGCGCCGGTGACGACGGCGATCCGTCTGGCCAGCGTCGTCTTGCCCGACCCCGAGACGCCCGCGACGGCGATCCTGCGCGGCCGGTGGGGCAGCGCGTCGCGAGGCCCGAGCAGCACGCCGGGATGATCGCACGCCGACGGTCGCGGGAGCCAGGGCTTTCGGGGG
The sequence above is a segment of the Georgenia faecalis genome. Coding sequences within it:
- a CDS encoding AAA family ATPase; this encodes MLLGPRDALPHRPRRIAVAGVSGSGKTTLARRIAVVTGAPHIELDALYHGPGWVPRPSFLDDVERFTREPAWVTERQYAAARAVLLARADLLVWLDLPTAQTMAQVVGRTVRRRWRDEVLWNGNREGPLTDVFRDPDHVVRWAWATRARYRDLPAEVAAERAAAHLPELPVVRLRSHTEGARWLAGALAEAVRAGTDPPAR